AACTGGCCGATATCGGCCTGGGCAGTGCGGATCGGCCGCAGATCGTGCACCCCGGCCTGCTCGGCTATGTCCTGGGCGGACAGACCATGCGCTGGCCGCTGGATGTTCCGGCGGCCCGCCTGGCAGGCGCCACGTTCTCGGCGAAGATCAATGGCGAGTCGGCCCAGACGCCGCTGCCCGTCGCGCCTGCGGCTCGCTGAGGCCTGCATGCGGATGCTGCTCACCGCGACGCTGGCACCGTGCGCGGCGATGGCGGCCGACGCGGACATCGGGGTGTCCGGCGAAGCCCTGCTTCCGCCCCCGACGCCACTGACCGCCGGGCAGACACTGTACCTGGAGGTGACCCTCAACCAGGCACCGCGCGGCCTGCTGCCCTTCACCGAGCTGCAGGGCCGGCTGATGGCCTCGCCCGCGACCCTGCGCCAGCTCGGCTTTTCGGCACGGGGCGAGGAACCGGTCGCGCTGGACCTGCTCAGCGGCGTAGTGGTGCGCTACGACGCGAGCCTGCAGACGCTGGCCCTGGACGTGCCGCTGGAGCAGCTGTCGTTGCCGACCACACGGCTGGAGCGCCCGGCCGAAACCGCACCGACAGCGGCGGCATCGCCCGGCGCGCTGCTCAACTACGACGTGTACGGCAGCCACACCGAAGGCGGCGGCAACCTCGCCCTGACCACCGAACTGCGCCTGTTCGGGCTGGGTCGCGGCGTGTTCGAATCCAGTGCACTGCTGCGCACCTACCAGGATCCGGAAGACCGCCAGTGGCGGGGTGAAAGCGTGCGCCTGGATACCGCGTGGCGGCTGGATTTCCCCGATTCGGCCGTCACCCTCACGGTGGGCGACTTCTACAGCGGCTTCGTCGACTGGAGCCGCCCGGTGCGCATGGGCGGCGTGCAGATCGGGCGCAACTACGGCCTGCAACCCTATCGCGTACTGACCCCCACCCCCACCTTCCTCGGCGAGGCGGTGGTGCCCTCCAATGTGGAGCTGTATGTGGACGGCCTGCGCCAGTACAACGGCGAGGTCCCGGTCGGGCCGTTCCAGCTGGCCGCGCAACCCGGCATCAGCGGCATCGGCAACGCCCAGGTGGTCATCACCGACGCGTTCGGCCGCATGCAGACCCTGGACTTCGCGTTCTACGGCGCCCAGCAACTGCTGGCCAAGGGGTTGTCGGACTGGTCGGCCGGCGTGGGCCGGATGCGCCGCGACTACGGCATCCGCTCGTTCGGCTACGAAGCGCCGGTGATCGGCAGCGCGACCTGGCGCTACGGCGCCAGCGACAGCTTCACCGCCGAGACGCACCTGGAAGGCGGCGGCGGGGTGCTCAATGGCGGGGCCGGTGGCTGGTGGCTGCTTGGCGGCGCCGGCGTGCTCAACGCCGCCTACGCGCACAGCCGCCTGGACGGTCTGCAGGGCGGCCAGTATTCGCTGGGGTACAGCTGGAACAACCGGCGCTTCAACCTCAACCTGCTCACCCGGCGCACCCATGGCGACTACCGCGACCTGGGCGCGCTGCAGAACACGCTGCCGCCGGACATCAGCGAACAGGCCACCGTGGGCCTCAACCTGGCACGCGCCGGCTCGCTCAGCGCCAGCTACCTGCGGCTGCGCTATCCCGACGGCGATGACAACCGCTACGCCAGCCTGTTCTGGTCGCGCAGCTTCGGCGAGCGCTGGTCGGCCTACCTGTCGTTCAACCAGAACCTGTCCGACAGCGACGACCGCAGCGCCTACCTGTCGGTGTCGGCCGCGCTCGGCCGCACCCGCCAGAGCAGCGTGTCGGCGCAGCGCAACGGCGAGCGCGTGACCTACGTGGCCGACGTCTCCCAACCGGTGCCAGGCGATGGCAGCCAGGGCGGATACGGCTGGCGCGTGCAGGCGCGCGGTGGCGATGACGGCGCCGGCGGGCTGGCCGAACTGGGCTGGCTCAACCAGGTAGGCCGCTACGCGCTGGGCTATTCACGGCAGGGCGATTTCGACTACGGCTATGCCAACGCCAGCGGCAGCCTGGTGTGGATGGGCGGGCATCTGTTTGCCGCGCGCGAAGTAACCGATGCGTTCGCGCTGGTCTCCACCGATGGCCACCCCGGCATTCCGGTGCGGCTGGAAAACCGCCTGATCGGCAGTACCGACCGTAACGGCCTGCTGCTGGTGACCTCGCTGCTGTCCTGGCAGCGCAACCGGCTCTCGATCGACACCCTGGACCTGCCCGCGGACATGCGCGCCGACCGCGTGGATGCCTGGGTCACTCCGCGCCAGAGCGCCGGGCTGGGCGTGAACTTCGGCCTGCGCCGCACCCTGGCCTGGAGCGTGGTGCTGCAGGATGCCGCCGGCCTGCCGCTGCCGGTGGGCAGCACCGTGCTGCTGCCCGGCGGGCGTACCGCCACGGTGGGCTACGACGGCGAGACCTACCTGGAAGACGTGGCCTTGCCGGCCGACCTGCAGGTACAACTGCCGGACGGCCGCTGCAGCGTACGGCTGGCCCCGGCCGTGGCCCCCACCTCGCCCGGCACCACGCGGATCGGCCCGCTGCGCTGCCTGCCGGTGCCCGCGCGATGAACGCCGTGCGGTTGATCGCCGTGCTGCTGGTACTGGCGCTGGCCTGCCATATCGCCCCGGCGCGTGCGGCTACCACCTGCACGGCCACCGCGCCGACCGCACTGGCGTTCGGCACCATCACCAACGGTGCAGCCACCGCGACCAACGCCGTGACCAGCTTCACCATCACCTGCACCACCGCCGCACTGAGCGTCCTCGGCAGCGCCAGCGTGCGCGCCTGCCTGAAGATCGGCACCGGCAGTACCGGCAGCACCCTGCTGCCCACCCGCAGCATGACCAACGCCAGCGCCGACCCGATGGCCTTCCAGCTGTACACCAATGCGGGGCGCACCACGGTGTGGGGCACGGTACCCGCCGGGACCCCGCCCGCTGCGGTGGTCACGCTCAGCTACGCCGTACCCCTGCTCACCGGCGGCAGCGGCGCCCAGACCATCACCGTGTACGGGCAGGTGCCGGCCGCGCAGGTGCTGTCGGCCGGCAGCTTCGCCAGCACGTTCACCGCCGCCAACGTCAGCCTGGAATACGCGTACAACGAGAGCGTCATCGGTACCGCGCAGCCGCCGGCGCTGTGCACCACGGCCAGTGGCGTCAGCGGCCACAAGACCGCCGACAGCGCCTTCCCGTTCACCGTCAGCGCCAACGTGCTGCCCCAGTGCAGCACCTACGTCACCACGGACATGGATTTCGGCAGCAATGCCGGGGCGATCACTGCCAACCGGGACCGCACCTCCACCATCGGCCTGACCTGCATCAACCGCACCGCCTACAGCATCGGCCTGGACAACGGGCAGAGTGCGCAGGGCACCACCCGGCGCATGCGCTTCACCGCACCGGACAGCAGCGTCTACTACATTCCCTACGAGCTGTACCGCGACCCGGCACGCTCGCAGCGCTGGGGCAACACCCTCAACACCGACACCCAGTCCGGCACCGGCAACGGCGCGGCGCAGACGCTGACGGTGTACGGCCGGGCCCCGCCTACCACTGGCGCGATACCTGCGCAGGGCAGCTATAACGACGTGATAACCGTCACCATCACTTATTGAACTAGTCCACACATCGACTCAAGCGGGTGCGATCCCGGCCGTTAACGGTCGCATCCCCCGCCGTGCGATGTTCGATGCCCCCGCGATCGCCTTCCGTCGTCCTGGCCAGCCTGCTGGCGCTCTGTGCCGCCGCATCGCCCGCCACCGCCCGCCCCGCCGCGGGCGGCAGCGCCGGGCTGCGGATCGGGGTGCGGATCGCCGCGGACTGCAGCCGCCCCGGCACGTCCCACGAACCGGCCTGCCGACCCGCACAGCAGCGCAGCGACGGTCGCCAGCCGGTCCCCGCCCAGGTGACGGCCCTGAGCCCGGCGCCCGCGACATCGCGCCCCGGGCAGCCGGACGTGGTCACGGTCACTTACTGATGCGACCCGCCGCGGCACTCGTGCTCGGTGCGCTGGCGGCGCTGCCTGTGCACGCCCTGCAGATCAGCCCGGTCCGCGTGTCGGTACCGGCCGGCCCGGCCCATGCCGAGCTGTGGCTGGCCAACCCCGACGGCGCAGCCTGGTCTGGCCAGGCCCGGCTGTACCGCTGGGAACAGGCGGGCGACCAGGAACGGCTGGTGCCCGCCGCGGACCTGGCGGTGAGCCCGACCCGGCTGGAGATCGCGCCGGGCCAGCGCCAGCGGGTCCGCGTGGTCCGCCTCGGCGCCGTGCCCGACGCCGTCCAGCACGGCTACCGGCTGGTGATCAGCCCGGACCCGGGCGCCGGCGTTGCACGGTACTCACTGCCGGTGTTCGTGGAGCCCGACAGGCCGGGGGTGCCGCTGCCACGGGTGCGGGTCGGCACCGATGGCAACCCGTCGGCGCCGCGCCTGCGCCTCTATAATGACGGCGACGGCCATGCCCACCTGGAAGATCTCGTCTTCGTGGACGCCCACGGGCGTCGCCACCCGCTGATCGAGGGCCTGGCCGGCTATGTGCTGCCGCGCAGTGCCCGCAGCTGGGACCTGCCGCCGCGGCCGGATGGCTACGCCGGCGGCCAGTTCCGGGCCCGGCTCAACGATGCCGCCGACGCTCCGCTTGCTCCCGCGATTGCGCCTGCGCCCGGCACCGGGCTATAATCGACCGGATCCCTGCCGCCTTGGCGCGGGAATACGTCAACACCGGACGTCACCGGTGAATTCACACCTGCCGCCCATATCCGTGCCGGGGTGCTCCGCAAGGAGTTCGGTCACGGAAGCGACAGGGAAGCCAAACCCCGGAACCACCCGCCTCGCGGCGGACCGCCCTCTATTACCCGTGGCGGCCGGTTCCCTATCAGGAGTTACTGCAATGCCTCAGGTCACCATGCGTCAGATGCTGGAAGCCGGCGTCCACTTCGGCCACCAGACCCGTTACTGGAACCCCAAGATGGGCCAGTACATCTTCGGCGCCCGCGGCAAGATCCACATCATCAACCTGGAAAAGACCGTTCCGCTCTTCAATGACGCGATGAACTTCATTTCCAGCGTTGCGCAGAAGCGCGGCACCATCCTGTTCCTGGGCACCAAGCGCAGCGCCCGCGAGTCGATCCGTGAAGAAGCCGAGCGTTGCGGCATGCCCTTCATGAACCAGCGTTGGCTGGGCGGCACCCTGACCAACTTCCGTACCGTGAAGCAGTCGGTTGCCCGCCTGAAGGAACTGGAAGCCGGCGAAACCGACGGCAGCTTCGAGAAGCTGGTCAAGCACGAAGTGCTGGGCCTGCGTCGCGAGCGCGACAAGCTGGAAGCCTCGCTGGGCGGCATCAAGGACATGAACCGTCTGCCCGACGCGATCTTCGTCATCGATATCGGCCACGAAGACATCGCCATCAAGGAAGCCAAGAAGCTCGGCATCCCGGTGATCGCCGTGGTTGATACCAACTACAACCCGGAACTGGTCGACTACGCGATCCCGGGCAACGACGACGCCATCCGTGCCGTGCAGCTGTACGCCCGCGCCGCTGCCGACGCCGTGCTGGAAGGCAAGGCTGCTGCGCCGCACGCTGCCACCGTCCGCGAAGAAGAGTTCAGCGAAGCCGCTGCTGGCGAAGAAGCCAAGCCGGCCCGCCGCGCTCCGGCCAAGAAGGCTGCTGCCGCTCCGGCCGCTGAAGCTCCGGCTGCCGACGCTCCGGCGGCTGGCGAAGCCCAGGCCTGATCCAGGCCCACGGTGGGCGCCACGCGCCCACCGTTCCTGTCCGCTGCCGATGGCGCGACGACAGGACACTGTCACACGGGCCGGCCACCATGCCGGCCCAACCCCTTTCTTTCGTGAGGAAATCCCGTGGAAAT
This is a stretch of genomic DNA from Stenotrophomonas rhizophila. It encodes these proteins:
- a CDS encoding fimbria/pilus outer membrane usher protein, translating into MRMLLTATLAPCAAMAADADIGVSGEALLPPPTPLTAGQTLYLEVTLNQAPRGLLPFTELQGRLMASPATLRQLGFSARGEEPVALDLLSGVVVRYDASLQTLALDVPLEQLSLPTTRLERPAETAPTAAASPGALLNYDVYGSHTEGGGNLALTTELRLFGLGRGVFESSALLRTYQDPEDRQWRGESVRLDTAWRLDFPDSAVTLTVGDFYSGFVDWSRPVRMGGVQIGRNYGLQPYRVLTPTPTFLGEAVVPSNVELYVDGLRQYNGEVPVGPFQLAAQPGISGIGNAQVVITDAFGRMQTLDFAFYGAQQLLAKGLSDWSAGVGRMRRDYGIRSFGYEAPVIGSATWRYGASDSFTAETHLEGGGGVLNGGAGGWWLLGGAGVLNAAYAHSRLDGLQGGQYSLGYSWNNRRFNLNLLTRRTHGDYRDLGALQNTLPPDISEQATVGLNLARAGSLSASYLRLRYPDGDDNRYASLFWSRSFGERWSAYLSFNQNLSDSDDRSAYLSVSAALGRTRQSSVSAQRNGERVTYVADVSQPVPGDGSQGGYGWRVQARGGDDGAGGLAELGWLNQVGRYALGYSRQGDFDYGYANASGSLVWMGGHLFAAREVTDAFALVSTDGHPGIPVRLENRLIGSTDRNGLLLVTSLLSWQRNRLSIDTLDLPADMRADRVDAWVTPRQSAGLGVNFGLRRTLAWSVVLQDAAGLPLPVGSTVLLPGGRTATVGYDGETYLEDVALPADLQVQLPDGRCSVRLAPAVAPTSPGTTRIGPLRCLPVPAR
- a CDS encoding Csu type fimbrial protein — protein: MNAVRLIAVLLVLALACHIAPARAATTCTATAPTALAFGTITNGAATATNAVTSFTITCTTAALSVLGSASVRACLKIGTGSTGSTLLPTRSMTNASADPMAFQLYTNAGRTTVWGTVPAGTPPAAVVTLSYAVPLLTGGSGAQTITVYGQVPAAQVLSAGSFASTFTAANVSLEYAYNESVIGTAQPPALCTTASGVSGHKTADSAFPFTVSANVLPQCSTYVTTDMDFGSNAGAITANRDRTSTIGLTCINRTAYSIGLDNGQSAQGTTRRMRFTAPDSSVYYIPYELYRDPARSQRWGNTLNTDTQSGTGNGAAQTLTVYGRAPPTTGAIPAQGSYNDVITVTITY
- a CDS encoding fimbrial biogenesis chaperone yields the protein MRPAAALVLGALAALPVHALQISPVRVSVPAGPAHAELWLANPDGAAWSGQARLYRWEQAGDQERLVPAADLAVSPTRLEIAPGQRQRVRVVRLGAVPDAVQHGYRLVISPDPGAGVARYSLPVFVEPDRPGVPLPRVRVGTDGNPSAPRLRLYNDGDGHAHLEDLVFVDAHGRRHPLIEGLAGYVLPRSARSWDLPPRPDGYAGGQFRARLNDAADAPLAPAIAPAPGTGL
- the rpsB gene encoding 30S ribosomal protein S2, whose amino-acid sequence is MPQVTMRQMLEAGVHFGHQTRYWNPKMGQYIFGARGKIHIINLEKTVPLFNDAMNFISSVAQKRGTILFLGTKRSARESIREEAERCGMPFMNQRWLGGTLTNFRTVKQSVARLKELEAGETDGSFEKLVKHEVLGLRRERDKLEASLGGIKDMNRLPDAIFVIDIGHEDIAIKEAKKLGIPVIAVVDTNYNPELVDYAIPGNDDAIRAVQLYARAAADAVLEGKAAAPHAATVREEEFSEAAAGEEAKPARRAPAKKAAAAPAAEAPAADAPAAGEAQA